The nucleotide sequence CTCGAACCGCGTGCCGCGCTTGGCGGCATGGATGCCGACCACTTCCAGTGAGCAATAATCGATAGCAAAGAATATGGCGGCGTTGCCTTCCTCAATGGTCAGCGTTGCGGTCATGTCCGTGCCCCACATCTCGTCCACCCGCTGGGTCTTGATCGTTCCGTCATGGGCCTTGGGGCCATGGGGGCGGCCAGGTCGCTTGTAGACCGAAAGCGCGTTTTCGCGCATGAGGCGCAGCGTTCGCGCCGGGGAAGTCCTGATCCCTTTGTCCCGAAGGCCAGCCCAGACCTTGCGATACCCCTCACCGTGAAAAGGGCTTTCCCCAATCTTGGCCTTGATGTGCTCAACCAGGACCACATCGCTATGCCCGCCTTGAGGGCCACGTCGTTTGGCAGGAACAGCCTCGGCCGCGCGCCGACGTCGCCAGTATACCGTGGAACGAGGGAGCGCCCAGACACGGCAGACCAGCGCCAGCCCGTAGTTCTTCCCCGTGGAGGCCGAGGCGGCTTGGCTCATTTCCTCGACCTCCCCCGGCCAAAGGGCGGTTTTGCTCCAGCCGAGCGATCTTTTCGCGAAGCAGCTCGTTTTCCATGGCCTGCTCGCCGATCTTCTCCCGGAGCCGGCCGACTTCAGTGAATTCCCTTACCGGTTGCAGCTTGAGACCCGATTCCCGGCCTCCAGGAAAGTGTCGTGCCACTGGGACAGCGTCGCGGCGGTCATACGCTGGACCGGTCCGGCGGCATGCGCCGGGCCTGGATCAGAGGGCAGGAGAACATCCAGAAACGGTATCTTCTCCATGTGGCCGGTTTCAATCTCGGCCTGCTGATGCGGGTCAAGGCCGGCCATAGCACCCCCAGGGGCTGGGCCAGTGCCTGGCTTGCGGTAAGCGCTCAATAAGGCGCGTCTTGTTAGGGCGAGCAGGAAGCAGGATAAGCTCAGGCAGGTATGATGAGGCTTTGAGGATCGCTGTACTGGGGCAGGAGGGCCTTGCGTTGGGCGTCAGTGGTTGCCGCCGGCAAGTGCTCGAAGAGGTGGCGCAGGTAGCGGTATGGCTCCAGCCCGTTGGCCTTGGCCGTTTCGATGAGGGAGTAGATGGTGGCCGAGGCGTCGGCTCCGCGCGGATGGCCTGAGAACAGCCAGTTTTTGCGGCCCACGGCAAAGGGGCGGATGGCGTTTTCGGCCAGGTTGTTGTCCGGACGCAGTCGGCCGTCTTCCAGGTAGACGACCAACCGCTCCCACTGTTTGATAGCATAGCCAATGGCCTTGCCGAGCAGACTCTTGGGCGGGGTGGTGGCGGCGCGTGCATCGAGCAGCGCCTTAAGCTTGTCCAGGATCGGCCTGGATTTTTCGGCTCGCAGGACCTTGATCTGCTCCGGATTGAGCTGTTGCCTTTCGGCTTGGTGCTCCACGCCGTAGAGTTTGCCGATCAGATCGAGGACGGCATGGGCCGTGCCGCCTTTGGCCTTCTTGCCAGCGGACTTCTCGACCTCGACGAACTTGCGCCGGACATGGGCCAAACAGCCGAGATGGCGCAGGCCTTCCCGTTCGCCCAGGGCCTCATAGCCGCTGTAGCCGTCGGTCTGCAGATAGCCTTTGAAATCGCCAAGAATTTCCGCAGCCACGCTGCCGGCCCGGGTCGGATGATAGCGAAACAGGACGACCGGTTTTCCCGGTGTTCCGCCCCGGGCGACCCACATAAATGATTTCGTGGTGTTGGCCCGGCCTGGTTCGGCAAGCACCTGGACCGTGGTTTCGTCCATGTTGACGATGGGGCCGGAACGAATTTCAGCGATGATCATGTCGATGAGCGGATCGCAGGACTTGGCTACGCGGATCATCCAGCCAGCCAGGGTTCCCCGGGAGATGTCCAGCCCCAGGCGAGCGAACTGATCCTCCTGGCGGTACAGGGGCAGCGCGTCGGCATACTTGGCCACGGCGACATGGGCCAAAAGGCCCTGAGTCACGATGCCCTGGGGGATGATTTGGGGTGGCATGGGCGCGGTTTTCACCGTCGGCCCATCGTCCTCCACACCTTCGCAGGTACGGCAGGCGTATTTTGGCCGGATGTGGCGGATGACCTGGATTTTGGCCGGCACGATGTCGAGCTTTTCGCTGACTTCCTCACCGATGCGGACCAGCTCAGCGCCGCAGGGGCAGGTCTTCTCCGATTCCGGCAGGTCGTGGATGATCTCCACCCGGGGCAGATCCGCAGGGATGGGGCGACGGCCGCGTTTGCGGCGGGTGCTCGCCGGGGCGCAGGCCTCCTCGAAGGTCTGCGGTTTGTGCTCCTCCGCAGTCTGCTCGGCCTCGTCGAACAGGGAGAGCTGCTGCTCCTGGCCGGTACGGGGCTTTTTCTCGGACTTCGGGCCGTAAATGATCAGGTTCAGGAGCTGAAGGCGCTGCTCAAGTTGGACGATGTGCTCTTGCTGGTCAGCCTGACTGGCAGCCATGTTGACAATGAGAGCTTTCAGTGCGGCAGGGTCGTCAGGGAGGGAATTGATGTCCACGGCCCGAACAATCTCTCATTATTATTCAATTTAATCAAGGCAATACTGTCTAAAAGAGCGTCGAATACTCCAGACGGGAGTGTCCCGTCACGGCCAGGGGATCGAGACCATCAAGCAGCCAGGCCAGTTGCCGGGAGTCAATGGCAAGCACCTCCGCCTCGCGGGTTGGCCAGCGAAACACATGCCGCTCCAGACGCTTGTGCCACAGACAAAAGCCGTTGCGATCCCAGTAGAGCAGCTTGATGATCGTCCGGCTGCGGTTGCAAAAGCCGAAAAGGTGACCGGCAAACGGATCGAGTTGCAGCTGCCGTGAAACCAGGATGGACAGCCCGTCGATGGACTTGCGCATGTCTGTGGCTCCCAGAGCCAAATAAACCCGGACGCCGCTTACCGGCGACATCATAGCCGTGTCAGCGTGCGGACAAGCTTTTCCAGCACCGGCGCGGCGAAGTTGCCTCTGATCTCGATGCGAAAGGCGTTGCCCACGTGCACTAGGATCGGTGCCGGCACGGTTGCCATGTCCGCCTGGGCCGACGCCGGCAGAGGCACGGGAACGAGGGTGACGCAGGACGCGCCCTCCTTGCCAGTCGCTGCCTCCAAACGCTTCCGCCAATAGCCCATGGAACTTTGGGAAAGACCCTGCCGCCGGCAGTAAGCCCCCTGGCTCAGGCCGCTACGATGCCAAGCCTCAATATGTTCAGACCAGTACGCCGCCTTCTCGAAACTGAGCTCTGCTGATGACGCTGCCATGGTCGCCCTCCTGTGGGATAAACCATGACAGAAAACTCAAGCGGCGTAAGAAGGGGTTGATTGACCGGTTACGCAATTGACTGGGCAACCCAATATCTGGATTTTGCGCAGAAATTCGCAAGCCGGACAATTTGGGAGAAAAAAGCCGCCTTCAAGGCCTTATTCAAGGTAGTCGATCCCGGAAGTGACCCCATCGCCTTGCAGCCAGGCAAAGTGCTCAACGCTCTCCAGCCCGTTTCGAAATCCCAAAGCGGCCACGCAGCCAACAAGATGCGAAAAAATCTGGTGGCGGCCTGGTACTGGGGTGTCAAATATCTAAGTTTCCCTGAGAAAAATCCCTGCCAAATTGACAGGTTCCCGGAAACTAAGAGCCCCCGCTACGTGCCTTCGGAACAAGACTTCTGGGCGGCGTACGATGCAGCCAATCCTTATGACCAGAGGATGCTGCTCGCGTACTTAAATACGGCCGCCAGAAAACGGGAGTTGTTTGGGATGACGTGGGCGGATGTCGACTTCGATAACCGGCGGGTACGGTTGTGGACGGCCAAGCGCGAGGGTGGAGCCAAGGAATTCGACTGGATTCCGATGACGGACGACCTTTTCGCGACCATGGTCGAGCAACGCAAACACGCCAGAGGGGATCTGGTCTTCCCTGACCCGGAGACTGGCGAAGCGTTCACCTCGCGGCAGCACTATCTGGAACGATTGTGTAAGCGGGCCAAGGTTAGAACGTTTTGCTGGCATGCGATTCGTCACCTGTCGGCGAGCATTCTCATCCAGAACCAGGTTCCCTTGCCCACGATCCAAAAAATCCTCCGGCATAAGAACCTCACCACCACCCAGGGCTACATCCACGAGTTGGATAATGCCCGGGATCTCATGGCAGCGCTGTCCCGCACAAACAAAAGCCCCCGGACGAGGTCGAGTCGTCCGAGGGCTGATTTAGTGGCGGTGAAGTAAGCTAGAAGCGTTTTACTTCTCGGATTTACTTCTCCACCTTATGCTGATCGACTTGCTTTCACAAGTCCTTGGAATGCTTGGCGTCCCCAAGGGGATTTGAACCCCTGTTACCGGCGTGAAAGAGCGACCGTAAGCCCGCATAAGACCGAATTCTACCGAGTTTTCCCTAGTTATGCCGGGTTATCCTGGCTAAACCGTTTCCATAACCGTTTCCGTTTGCATGACGGCCAGACCCGGGCTCATCGGACGTTTGGACAATCCAAAACTGCCTTCCCAATAAAATCGCTCTGGGTCGGCGGCCTGAGAGGGGCTTCCTCCTCCAAAGACGTTTGGGCTTTTCAATACTGCCCGCAGAAAAATATCACTCCTGCGTGAAGGGGAAAAACTTTTTCCCGACGGAGATCGCCCTATTCAAGGCGCTGTATCTGGCGGTTGCCAAAACCGAGAAGTGGTGAACGATGAAGACAAGGAACTGTCGGAGATCATGGCTCAGCTCTCGATCTTCTTCCAGGACAGGCTTCAGGGCGATCTCTGCTGAACCGTCAACCATCAAGGCCAAGTACCTGAAATCGTTTGCGCCATTTGAGGCAGATATTGTAGCCAAGATCGGTTCTTTCGGCGATAGTTTTCATGGGCATCCCTTCGACTGTGGCCAGAACGACCCGTGCCCCGATGGCAAGACATTGCTCAGTCTTGCCCGACGCTTCTCATAATTGCAGGGTTGCCAAGTCTTCCAGGGTCAACTCTACTTGTTTGGTTGGAGCTCCCATTCCGCTCCTCCTGGAGCGAATTGCACACATCTATTTGAGGAACGTAACACTGTTGATTTCTAAGATAGCCCACACGCACCCCCTCAAGCACCTCGCAGGAAAATCGCCGGTCGGCCATCCTTTGGAAGCGAGAAGCGTTCAAGCCGTTCTTCGACGTGCCCCGCTTCCGCCTTGACCTCCTTTTGTGTATCTGCAATAATTAAAGAGATATTTTCAGTTTAAACCTCATAGTCTACCATGAAGAATCCACTTCGATTCTGGTCTCTCAGGCTCAAAGCGTAAGCCCGGACTGCGGATTGCCCGCAGCATTTTCAATACTCGGTTATCTAGTTCATGACTTCGCCAGAGGACACAGACCCATGCCCCTTGACCGCGAAAAATCTGACAAATCAACAGAGAAAGAAGCCGATTCGACTGCCATCACGAAGGCAATGGATCTGATGACAAGTATCATCCTTCTTCGTCAGAACCGAATCGTGCGGGGCAGGCCCAATGGACGAGATAACCGGCCAAGTACCCTGAACAAAAATCTGTTTGGCGGCGTCATCGGCAACATGCTTGAATGGTACGACTTTGCAGTTTTTGGTTTCCTGGCCCCGGTGATCGGGAACAATTTCTTCCCCTCGGACAATCCACTGGACTCGCTTTTAAGCGCGTTTGGCGTATTTGCGGCGGCTTTCATCGCCCGGCCGCTGGGGGGAATCTTTTTCGGTTATGTCGGCGACCACTTTGGCCGTAAAAAAGCCCTGCAATTTTCCGTGCTGCTGATGGCCGTCCCCACGGTCCTGATGGGTTTGCTGCCTACCCACGCTGCAATCGGAACCCTCGCCCCGATCCTCCTGGTGTTGCTGCGCCTGATCCAGGGACTGTCCGTTGGCGGCGAACTGATCGGTTCGATCGCCTTTGTGGCTGAAACTGCGCCGTTGAAGCAGCGCGGCTATTACAGCAGTTGGACCTTTGCCAGCAGTTACACGGGCATGACGCTGGGGTCGCTTAGCGCGGTTGGTCTGTACGCAGCGCTTGGAACCCAGGCCATGCAGGACTGGGGTTGGCGCATCCCCTTTCTTTCCGGCATCGTCATTGCCCTTGCCGCGTACTGGATTCGTCGGGAATTGACGGAAACGCCGATTTTTAAACGCATGCAGCACGGCGGGCAGGTTGACGCCAACCCCCTGCACGAAGCCCTGCAACTGGTGCCTGGGGATATTTTCCACGCCTTTGCGCTGGTGGCGCTGGTCGGCGGCGGATTCTACACGCTCTTTATATGGTGGCCCACCTTCCTGACGGACTATCTCCACCCCGGCATTCCCCATGCGGCGGCGCTGAATACGGTGTCCCTGATCGTCCTCATCATTCTTATTCCCATCGCGGGCCGGCTCTCCGACATCTACGGGCGCAGGCCCCTGCTTGTCTGGAGTTCGGCCGGGTTGACCCTCTTGTCCTGGCCGCTTTTTCTGCTGGCGACCCAGGGTGGCTTACTCCCGGCACTGGTGTCGCAACTTTGCTTCAGCGCGCTTATGGGTCTTTTTCTCGGCCCGATTCCCGCGACGTTGGTTGAAATGTTCCCGGCGCGCTATCGCTATAGCGCCATCGGGCTGAGCTACAACATCTCCTTATGTTGCTTCGGCGGCACAGCGCCACTCCTGGCCACCTGGCTGGTCAAACACTACCAGACCATTAGTGCGCCAGCGCTCTATGTGGTCGCCCTTTCCGGCCTGAACCTCATCGCCGCCCTGGCCTTGCCTCAGGGCCAACCCCACAGGCCACAACGTGACCTTCTTCAAGAACTTTAACTTCTTGTAACAACAGCGCCATGCGTTCTTTGGAACATTCTCCAGCAGGGACAGGGATCAGCGCAACAGGTCCAAACCACCGTCCGTCCTGCGGCGCAACGGAATTCGAATTTTTGACTGGCGCTGAAAACAGTTTCTTACGAGTGCGTAATTGACATCCTTTTTCGACAACGCTGATTTTTCCGAGCGAGGCGTTCATGCCGACACCTGATCCCCAAAAGGCAGAACAAAAGAGACACATCCTTGTTGTTGAGGATGACAAAACCACTGCGAAAATCATGCAGCGCATTCTTTCGACTTCGGATTTCATTGTCACTATCGCCAGCGACGGGGAATCGGCCATAGATCTGCTTAGCCAGGGGACTCAAAAATTTGCCTGCATTCTACTTGACTGCATACTTCCCGGCATGACCGGCCTGGATGTCTTGCGGCGCATTAAGGAAGATATTGCGCTGCGAAACATTCCAGTCATCATATGCACAGCACTCACTGATGCAAACAACATCCGCAATGCCTTTAAAAACGAAGCTTTCTCGTATTTAATAAAGCCGTTTCCTGCAAATTTATTGAACAGCGTCGCGCATGCAGCCGTGGACAGACATCTTGCCCATGCGCCGGACCAGGTAGACGGGCAGCAGCCTGCCTGCGCACTGGAGCTCCTCGACAGCGGAAAATTCCATTGCCGCACCCTGGAGGACGCTCGAAAACTCGCCATGATGCTTGCTGCGATCTGCCCAAACCCTGACCGGGTGACTTCCGGCCTGCTGGAGCTGTTCATAAACGGAATTGAGCACGGGATGCTCGGCATCGCCTATGCGGAAAAAACCCAGCTTATCCTCAGCGAAAGCTGGCTCGCGGAAGTGGAACGCCGGCTGGAGATGGATTGCTACCGCGACCGAAAGGTCGTTGTCGCGTTTGAACGCCGCCCTGACGAACTCGAGCTGACCATCAGCGACGACGGCCCTGGCTTTTCGTATCAATGTTATCTGGATTTTGACCCTGAACGGGCGTTGCATCCGCATGGCCGGGGCATTGCCATGACCTGCCTGTTCAACCTGGAGCATGTCGAATTCCTGGGGTGCGGCAATACAGTTCGCGTCAGAATCCGGCTGACTGAAAACGCTGATGAGAACGCTGCCGGCAAATAGTTCCCGGCAGACCCACCCTGGCTATTTTCCACTCAGGACGATTCCGGCAGAACCCCTTTGTATTCAAAAGCCAAGATGCTCAAATCATCGCCTGGGGGATGCCCGCCCGCAAAACCCATGGCCGCATCATACAAGCCCTGCACCAAGGCGGCGACGGGCTCTTTCTGCAGCGCCAACAACGTACCCTTGGTCCCTTCCTCCCCAAAGAATGCATTCGATGCGTCGGCAATTTCCTCCACGCCGTCGCTGCAAAACACGACTTTGTAGCCTGGAGAAAGCGCAACAGACTCCTGCCCGAAAGGCATAGCGCCAACCCCGATGACGGTTCCGGCGGTCGTCAACGCCGTCACGCCGGCATTCGGATCAACGACCATAGGGGAACAGTGCCCGGCATTGCTGTAGGTCAACACGCCTGTCGCATGATTGAAAACAGCATAGACAATGGTAAAATGCCGTTTGAAACGCATGAGCGGAAATTCTCCGTCAAGGATCCGCAACACTTCTTCCGGTTCCAGTATTCGCGGCGGCTTCACCGTATGGTCAGCTAGGATGCCGGTCGTCGCGTTCAACAATTGGTAGACAAGAACCGATACCATCGCCGCCGCCGGCCCGTGGCCGGCCACGTCGACCATGTAAAGACCAACTCGCTGCGCGTCCAACGGGACAATGTTAAAGACGTCTCCACCGATTGCGTCGCAAGGAACAAACTGCCAGGCAAACTCCAGAGACCCTACTCCTATGAAATGCTTTGGCAAAAGGCTTTTTTGAATTTCCCCGGCCGCCAGTAGCGACGCCTCGATAGTTTCCATCGACTGCCGAAGACGTGCCTGCATCTCGAGTAATCGGACACCGACCTTAATTCTTGCCTGAAGCTCCAGGACGTTGAAGGGCTTTGTCAAATAGTCATCGGCACCGGCGTCCAGTCCCTTGGCAATGTCTTCCTTTGTTCCCAACGCGCTCAACAAAATCAGATAGGGTTGCTGCCTGGCATTGATGGCCCGTAAGCGGCGGCAGACTTCAACGCCGTCAATCTCGGGCATCATCCAATCCAGAATAGCCAGCTTGGGGGCGTCGGCTTGTTGCATCGCCTGCCAGGCTTCGAGTCCATTCGTTGTCGCAACAACTTGGTAGCCCAGCTTTTCCAGACACACTGTCAGGATTTTGCGCGATGCCGGGTCGTCCTCTGCGATCAATATACGCATGGAGCCTCCTGACTGAAAAGCCTTTGGTCGTGCGCCTGTTCGCAGCAACAAGTCAGTATCACCGGCTCGTGTTGCAACGCGGAGGCGCTCCATGCGGCAACTCCGCCAATTTTCATCAAAGCACACCCGGCCGCCAGGGGGCGCGGCAGACGCCATCCCCTGCGCAGCATTACCAGGCGATAATTTCGACCCGACGGTTCTTTTCCCGATTAAACGGCGTATCGTTGGGGGATACCGGCATGGCCGAACCGAATCCATGGATTTGCACCTTCCCGGCGTCAATGCCGTTTTTGACAAGGCCCTCGGCCACCGAAGCGGCCCGGGCTTGGGAAAGGACGGCGTTGGTGCCATATTGCCGCAGCAGGGCGCGACGCAGACGGGAATTATCTGTGTAGCCAATGACCAGGACGGAGCCGACGCCGGCGGCTTTGAGCCGCTGCGCCGCCTCGGCAATCTGCCCGGCCGCGTCTGGCGGCACGCTGCCCTGCTCCGAAGAAAACGGGATGGTGATCTTGACGGCGCCGGAGCCGGTCCTGGTTGCAGGGGCGGGCCCGGGGCCGGGCGCGGCCTCGGAGGTCTTGAGCGCGTCGAGTTTTTGCAAGACTGCAACAAGGTGGCCGGCCGTCTCGGCCCGGACGGCGGCGGCACCGGCGTCGGCCCCGGCCAGCCGTTCCTTGAGGGTCTCAAATTCGGCCAGGATGCGCGTTTGGGCCTCGTCGAGCATGGCCGGCGTCGCGGCAGGCGCGGCGGCGGCGACATCGGGGCCGGCCCCACGAGGCTCTGTGGGCCGGGCCGATTCCCGATAATACACCCAGCCCTGCACCGCCAGGAGCAGGACAAGGACGGCCGGCGCGAGCCATCGCCCGACCAGAAGCTTCTTCCCCGCGGCCTCCCCGGCTTCCAGCGCCGCGACCCGTGACCGCAGTCCGGTGGCTTCCTCGCTTGCCGCCTGCGCCCGGCTCCCGGCGGCCTGGGCCTCGCCCTCCAGGCGCTGCCCCTCGGCCTGGACCTGCGCCAGACGGGCTTCAAGCTCCCGGACACGGCTGCCTGCCTCACGGGCCTGCTCGGACAGCGCGGCCATCTCCCCCTGACCCGCCGCCGCAGCCTGTTCCAGCGCCGCTTTTTCCCCGGCCAAGACCCGCAGGCGTTCCTCGGCCAGACCGGCCTTGAGGGCCAGCCGGCCGGCCTCGGCCGTCGCCTGGGCCGTTGCCGTCGCCTGCCGGCTGCCTGCCTCGCGGGCCTCGGCCAACTCGCGTTCCAGGGAATCCAGACGCGCCGCCGCTGCCTTGGCCGCCAGACGCGCCTGGGACAGCTCCCCGGCCATCGCCTCGCGTTCCTGTCTGGCTGCGGCCAGTTGTTCGGCACCGGCGTGGGCCGCCTGTTCCAGATCGGCAAGGCGCATCCGGGCCGCGTCCAGCTCCGCCAGCCGCTGCCCGGCCGTCTCACGGGCCGCCGCCTGTCCGCGCTCCAATCCGGCTATCCGCTCGCCCAGCGCCGCCGCCTCCAAACGGGCCCCGGACAGGGCCTGCTCGAAATTTTTGCCCTCTCGAACCGCCGCGTCCGCCCGGTCCTGGGCCAGGGCCAGCATGTGCTCCAGTTCGGCAAGGCGCGTTTGCAGCGCCGTTTTTTCCGAAACAAGCCCCTGGCGGTTCGCCTCGAAAGCCTCGGCCTCGCGTTCAAGCCGGCTTATCCGGGCCGCCGCCGCTACAGCAGCCGCGTCCTGGCCGGCGGCCACGACCCGGGCCTCGGCCAACTCGCGCTCCAGCGGTTGCAGACGCGCTGCCGCAGCCTCAGCCGTCTGGCGCACCCGGGACAACTCTTCGGCCAGGGCCTGGCGTTCCTGGACAGCCCCGGCCAGCCGCCCATGCAAATCCTTGGCGGCCCATTGCGCCTCTTCGCCGCGCTCCTGGGCAACGGCCAGATCGCCCCGGAGCCCAGCCGCCGTCCCCCGGGCCTCGGCCAGTTCCCGACCCAGATCGGCCATACGGTCGGACAGGGTCATAGCCTCAAAACGCGCCCCGGCCAAAGCGTCCTCAAGGGTCTTGCGCTCGCGGGCCGCTGAAGCCGCCCGTTCCTCGGCCAGGGCTGCCGCCTGCTCCAACGCCGAAAGCCGGGTCTGGGCGGCCAGGGCCGCGCCTTGCTGCCGCTCGGCAAGGCTGCGGGCCGACCCCAGTTCCCGCTCCAGCGCTCCCAGCCGGTCTTCCAGAGCCGTAGCCTCAAAACGCTTGTCGGCCAGGGCGTCTTCGAGCATGGCGCGCTCGCGGCCGGCCGCCGCCGCACGCTGCTCGGCCAGGGCCGCCGCCTGTTCTCGCTTGGCCAGACGCGCCATGGCCTCGGCAGCCGCCGTCCGATGGGCCTCAGCCTCCTGGCGCGCCGCAGCCAGCTCTTGCTCCAGGGAACCGAGACGGGCCGTCAGACGGATCAGGTCGGCCTGGGCCTTGGCCTTGGCGGCGGCCAGGACCGACTGGTCGGAAACCGCCGCTTGTGCCTGGGCAAGTTCGCGTTCCAGCCGCGCCGCCGTTTCCCCAAGGGTGTGCAGTTCGGCCCTGGCCCGGGCGCTGTCCGCTTCCAGGGCCGCGTGCCGCATAAGCGCCTCGTCCCGGGCCTGCTCGGCCTGTCGGGCGTCCTGCGTAAGACGCGCCGTCGCCTGGGTTGCCGCCTCCAGGGCCGCCTGGCTTTCGTCCATGGCCTCCCGGGTCGTTTGCAACTCCTGCTCGGCAACGGCCAAGGCCTGGCTGGCCCCGGCCGCTTCGCGGGCAAGGGCCTGCCGGCTGGCCAGCAACGCCTCGTGTTCGGCCGCTGCCCTGGCCAGGGCCTCGCCTGCCGCCGCACGCTCGCCCAAAAGGACCGCCATCCGGGCCTCGGCGGCTTCCAGGGCGACAAGCCGTTCCTGGGACAGGGTGATGGCCTGATCGCAAAGTTGTTCAATGGCGGCCAGACGCTCCGCGTCGCCAAGGCCCGGGCCGGCCGCGCCGGTCCGCTTGGCCAAGGCGCCTACGATGTCCTGAAATTGCTGTTTACGTGATTCCAGATCAACGGAGGCGTCGCGGGCGAGACGGGGTTCGAGCTTGTCGGCGATGGCCTGGACAAGGCTGCCGCCCAGGCGGGCACCGAATTCCCGGGCCAGGGAATGGAGTTTGCGGTCCGCTTGGGTATCCTGGGAATTGCTGCTTGTCATGGCTGCCTCGGAAAAGGATATGACAACGGGCCTCGGAGCTACCCGTTGACCCGTTCCCAGATTTCCTGAAATTTTGCCAATTGCGCTTGCAGTTTGGCGTTTTGCGCCCGCAGCGACGCCACGAGTTCGGCGTCCGGCCCGACGGCCTGCGGCTCGGAGGCCGGGGAACGCGACGAGGCCTGCTGGCGCAGGGCGGCCAGTTCCACCAAGGCCTCCTGGAGCCGGGATTGCGTCTCCTCGGCCCGGCGGCCCTGGGCTGCCGCATGCTCTTCGCTGGTTGCCAGGGCCTTTGCGGCGTCCTCGCGTTCCTGACGCATGGCCTGCGCCTGGGCGGCAGCGCGAGCCTCGCCTGCGGCCAGGGCTTTTGCAGCGTCCTCGCATTCCTGTTGCAAAGCCGTTATCCGCGCTCCCGCGCTCGCCTCGCTTTCCGCCAGCATCCGCCCGGCGGCTTCAAGCTCCTGGCGCAGGGCCTGCGTCTGCGCCGCAGCCCGGGCTTCGTTTGCGCCCAGGGCTTTTGCAGTTTCGGCTCGCTCCTGTTCCAAAGCCGCTAGCCGCGCTTCCGCGTGCGCTTCGCTTTCGGCCAGCATCCGCCCGGCGGCTTCGAGTTCCTGTTGCAAGGCCGCCACCTGCGCCGTCAGGGACGGATCAGATGATTCAGGCCGGGACTCGGCCTCGCCGTCCTGGTCGGCCGTCGCCGCCGCCAGGGTCTGGCGCACCTGTTCTTCCAGGGCGGCATGGCGCGCCTCGGCCTCGCTCCGGGCCACCTCGACGCGGTCCAGATACTGCCCGACAATCCCCAGGGCCGCTTCCACGATCTCTTGGTGAAAGCGGTCTTCAAGGGCTTGTGTCAGGGCTGTCTCGGACAGATCCGGAGGGAGGGCGTCCGCGTCCTGGGCCATGGCCGTCACCTCGTCGTGCCGCAGCCAGACGGGCGGCTGGGGTCGAACCGTTGTCTCCCATGTCTCATGGCTCAGCCTCCGCGGACTTCCATGACCCGGCTGCGCGGCACCCCGAAACTGGGCCAGGCTGTTTCGGCATCCCGAAACAGCACCGGTGCCAGCAGGGAGCCCAGAAAGTTGGCCAGGCTCCAGCCCCCAAAGGCCAGATGCTTGCGGTCCAGAAAATACACCGGATCATGGATGGGCGGCAGGCCACGCATGGCCGCCGCTTCTAGCAGTTCCGGCAGGCAGGGCGTTTCCATGAACCCGTAACGGGCCGAGAGCTGGTGGATGCCGCGTCCCAGGGGCCGCACGGTCAGCCGCTGCTCCTCGGGCACGCTCGGTTCGGTCGAGCGCGTCACGGCCAGCACCAGCACCTGCTCGTGCAGCACCTGATGCTGGTTGAAAAACCGCATGAGGGTCACGGGGATGCCGTTGTCGCTGCGGGCCAAAAAGACGGCCGTGCCCGGCACTCGGGGCGGGGCGATGGCCGCCAGATGGGCCAGAAACGGGTCCTGGGGACGGATGGTCTTGGAAAAAATGCCGCCCCACAACGCCTTTTGAAAGGATTCGCAGGCCATCATGCAGGCCATGAAAATAGCCGAGGCAAGCAGGATGATCCAGCCGCCGTCGAAGAATTTCATGAGGTTGGCCCCGAAAAAGAGCAGATCGAGCACCAGAAAGCCGGTGACGATGACGGCGGCGTTGCCCTCGGACCAG is from Solidesulfovibrio magneticus RS-1 and encodes:
- the tnpC gene encoding IS66 family transposase codes for the protein MAASQADQQEHIVQLEQRLQLLNLIIYGPKSEKKPRTGQEQQLSLFDEAEQTAEEHKPQTFEEACAPASTRRKRGRRPIPADLPRVEIIHDLPESEKTCPCGAELVRIGEEVSEKLDIVPAKIQVIRHIRPKYACRTCEGVEDDGPTVKTAPMPPQIIPQGIVTQGLLAHVAVAKYADALPLYRQEDQFARLGLDISRGTLAGWMIRVAKSCDPLIDMIIAEIRSGPIVNMDETTVQVLAEPGRANTTKSFMWVARGGTPGKPVVLFRYHPTRAGSVAAEILGDFKGYLQTDGYSGYEALGEREGLRHLGCLAHVRRKFVEVEKSAGKKAKGGTAHAVLDLIGKLYGVEHQAERQQLNPEQIKVLRAEKSRPILDKLKALLDARAATTPPKSLLGKAIGYAIKQWERLVVYLEDGRLRPDNNLAENAIRPFAVGRKNWLFSGHPRGADASATIYSLIETAKANGLEPYRYLRHLFEHLPAATTDAQRKALLPQYSDPQSLIIPA
- the tnpB gene encoding IS66 family insertion sequence element accessory protein TnpB (TnpB, as the term is used for proteins encoded by IS66 family insertion elements, is considered an accessory protein, since TnpC, encoded by a neighboring gene, is a DDE family transposase.); this translates as MMSPVSGVRVYLALGATDMRKSIDGLSILVSRQLQLDPFAGHLFGFCNRSRTIIKLLYWDRNGFCLWHKRLERHVFRWPTREAEVLAIDSRQLAWLLDGLDPLAVTGHSRLEYSTLF
- the tnpA gene encoding IS66 family insertion sequence element accessory protein TnpA; this translates as MAASSAELSFEKAAYWSEHIEAWHRSGLSQGAYCRRQGLSQSSMGYWRKRLEAATGKEGASCVTLVPVPLPASAQADMATVPAPILVHVGNAFRIEIRGNFAAPVLEKLVRTLTRL
- a CDS encoding tyrosine-type recombinase/integrase, which encodes MTGYAIDWATQYLDFAQKFASRTIWEKKAAFKALFKVVDPGSDPIALQPGKVLNALQPVSKSQSGHAANKMRKNLVAAWYWGVKYLSFPEKNPCQIDRFPETKSPRYVPSEQDFWAAYDAANPYDQRMLLAYLNTAARKRELFGMTWADVDFDNRRVRLWTAKREGGAKEFDWIPMTDDLFATMVEQRKHARGDLVFPDPETGEAFTSRQHYLERLCKRAKVRTFCWHAIRHLSASILIQNQVPLPTIQKILRHKNLTTTQGYIHELDNARDLMAALSRTNKSPRTRSSRPRADLVAVK
- a CDS encoding MFS transporter, with translation MPLDREKSDKSTEKEADSTAITKAMDLMTSIILLRQNRIVRGRPNGRDNRPSTLNKNLFGGVIGNMLEWYDFAVFGFLAPVIGNNFFPSDNPLDSLLSAFGVFAAAFIARPLGGIFFGYVGDHFGRKKALQFSVLLMAVPTVLMGLLPTHAAIGTLAPILLVLLRLIQGLSVGGELIGSIAFVAETAPLKQRGYYSSWTFASSYTGMTLGSLSAVGLYAALGTQAMQDWGWRIPFLSGIVIALAAYWIRRELTETPIFKRMQHGGQVDANPLHEALQLVPGDIFHAFALVALVGGGFYTLFIWWPTFLTDYLHPGIPHAAALNTVSLIVLIILIPIAGRLSDIYGRRPLLVWSSAGLTLLSWPLFLLATQGGLLPALVSQLCFSALMGLFLGPIPATLVEMFPARYRYSAIGLSYNISLCCFGGTAPLLATWLVKHYQTISAPALYVVALSGLNLIAALALPQGQPHRPQRDLLQEL